The proteins below come from a single Salinivibrio kushneri genomic window:
- the tesB gene encoding acyl-CoA thioesterase II, with protein sequence MSQPLKELLQLLELERLDTGLFRGQSENLGLPQVYGGQVIGQALSASKTSVDPDRFLHSFHSYFLRPGDPEQPIIYDVEILRDGKSFSTRRIKAVQYGKPIFYLTASYQEEEESFEHQNTMPADVPAPETLRSEQSLVNDIAHKLPPNVVKAFGGDKPIEVRPATVINPLKPHAAPAKQYLWIRANGEVGDDFHVHQYLLGYAADWGFLVTALQPHAVTLLTPGMKVATIDHSMWFHRPFRMDEWLLFAIESPSASGARGFVRGELFNQQGDLIASATQEGLMRKLS encoded by the coding sequence CACTGGCCTTTTCCGCGGTCAAAGTGAGAACCTTGGACTGCCCCAAGTGTATGGTGGGCAAGTGATTGGACAGGCCTTGTCGGCCTCTAAAACCTCAGTTGACCCTGATCGCTTTTTGCATTCATTCCATAGTTATTTTCTGCGCCCAGGCGACCCTGAGCAGCCGATCATCTATGATGTTGAGATACTCAGAGACGGAAAAAGTTTCAGCACACGGCGAATAAAAGCCGTGCAGTACGGAAAACCGATTTTTTATCTCACCGCCTCTTATCAAGAGGAGGAAGAAAGCTTTGAGCATCAAAACACAATGCCAGCAGACGTGCCAGCGCCCGAGACCTTGCGCTCTGAGCAGTCACTTGTCAATGATATCGCCCACAAACTACCGCCTAATGTGGTCAAAGCCTTTGGGGGCGACAAGCCGATTGAAGTGCGACCTGCCACGGTGATCAACCCACTGAAGCCCCATGCCGCGCCGGCTAAGCAATATTTATGGATCCGCGCCAATGGTGAAGTGGGAGACGATTTCCATGTCCACCAGTATTTACTTGGCTATGCCGCCGATTGGGGCTTTTTGGTCACGGCCTTGCAGCCTCACGCAGTGACGCTGCTTACGCCGGGCATGAAAGTAGCCACCATTGATCACTCCATGTGGTTCCACCGTCCGTTTAGAATGGATGAGTGGCTGTTGTTTGCGATTGAAAGCCCCTCCGCCAGTGGCGCGCGTGGCTTTGTACGCGGCGAACTTTTCAATCAGCAAGGCGATCTTATCGCCTCAGCCACCCAAGAAGGCTTGATGCGTAAGCTCTCCTAA
- a CDS encoding response regulator, with the protein MTALISIVIAEDDPKIAEIQRRFIDKIEGFDVVGIAHDLDDARDLLDVFHPQLLLLDNQFPKGTGLELLRELRAKSAHTDVILVTAAKEVETLRTAMHNGIFDYILKPVVFERLKTSLNQYSTHVQKLANMDSLIQSQVDGLLASGVKGKSEPHSPRLPKGIDAITLNKIREVLSAPTISLNAEQVGQQIGASRTTARRYLEYMVGRDELCAEVAYGSVGRPERRYHKP; encoded by the coding sequence ATGACAGCATTAATCAGTATTGTCATAGCAGAAGACGATCCGAAAATTGCAGAGATTCAACGTCGCTTTATCGATAAAATCGAAGGGTTCGATGTAGTGGGGATTGCTCATGATTTGGATGATGCAAGAGACTTGCTTGATGTATTTCATCCTCAATTACTGCTTCTCGACAATCAGTTCCCCAAGGGCACAGGGCTAGAGTTACTGAGGGAGCTGCGTGCCAAGAGTGCCCATACAGATGTGATATTGGTGACGGCAGCTAAGGAAGTAGAGACCCTTCGCACCGCCATGCACAACGGTATATTTGATTATATTTTAAAGCCTGTTGTTTTCGAGCGATTAAAAACGTCGTTAAACCAATACTCTACGCATGTTCAAAAGCTTGCTAATATGGATTCACTCATTCAAAGCCAAGTTGATGGGCTACTGGCGTCCGGTGTAAAGGGGAAGAGCGAACCTCATTCTCCGCGACTACCAAAAGGCATAGACGCGATTACATTAAATAAAATTCGTGAGGTATTAAGTGCTCCCACGATATCGCTCAATGCTGAGCAGGTTGGGCAGCAAATTGGCGCAAGCCGAACAACGGCGCGTCGCTACTTGGAATATATGGTCGGAAGGGATGAGCTTTGCGCTGAAGTGGCTTATGGTAGCGTTGGTCGCCCGGAACGACGCTACCACAAACCATAA
- a CDS encoding ABC transporter transmembrane domain-containing protein translates to MKVFWQLGWFFKREWRRYVGAMIILVFVSVFELIPPMAVGHVVDGVVAGEISTELLMWLLAGMLAIWVVVYVLRIVWRVWLFGAAAELGTVLRNRLYDHFTRQSPHFFRRYPSGDIMARSTNDVKAVVMTAGEGVLTAGDSIITGVAVLIVMVSQISWQLTLLALLPMPVMAVLVNRFGRRLHHTFTESQAAFSELSEVSQSSLSAVRMVRAFGLEQHQMNQFDQVADRTGEKNLAVARVDALFSPVIQGTIGASFFLTVSGGGYLVANGEISLGDLTAFTLYQGLMIWPMLAVAWLFNIIERGRAAWTRIDALLQEQPDIVGGDTPLPDTMQPLTLAIEQFKWQPDDSFALKDIHVTLPPGAMLGIAGPVGSGKSTLLQLLLHLTQLEKGDIRYGDVSIAEADLSSWRQRFAVVTQTPFLFSRSIAENIALGRPDATQAEIELAATLACIDEDIRQLPHGYETAVGEKGITLSGGQKQRISIARALLVEAECLILDDALSAVDGDTEHRILQNLQQHQHTRTTIVIAHRLSALENADEIVVLSHGQIRERGQHRQLIQQPGWYQEMHQYQQLEAALEADEEPRHD, encoded by the coding sequence ATGAAGGTGTTTTGGCAGTTAGGCTGGTTTTTTAAACGTGAATGGCGTCGTTATGTCGGCGCCATGATTATTTTGGTATTTGTCTCTGTCTTCGAGCTCATTCCACCGATGGCTGTGGGCCATGTGGTTGATGGCGTGGTCGCGGGAGAGATTTCGACTGAGCTACTGATGTGGCTACTCGCGGGTATGCTGGCCATTTGGGTGGTGGTGTATGTGCTACGCATTGTGTGGCGAGTCTGGCTATTTGGTGCCGCGGCCGAGCTGGGTACTGTGCTGCGCAACCGGCTTTATGATCATTTTACTCGCCAATCCCCGCATTTTTTCCGTCGCTACCCGAGTGGCGATATCATGGCGCGCTCTACCAATGATGTGAAAGCGGTGGTAATGACCGCCGGTGAAGGGGTTCTGACCGCGGGGGATTCTATTATCACAGGCGTTGCGGTGCTCATTGTGATGGTGAGCCAAATCAGTTGGCAGCTCACACTCTTAGCGCTGCTACCGATGCCGGTGATGGCGGTGCTGGTTAATCGCTTTGGCCGTCGTTTGCACCATACCTTCACCGAATCACAAGCGGCATTTTCTGAGTTGTCAGAGGTGAGTCAGTCCTCACTGTCAGCAGTGCGTATGGTGCGTGCATTTGGCTTAGAGCAGCACCAAATGAATCAGTTTGATCAAGTCGCCGATCGTACTGGGGAGAAAAACCTCGCGGTGGCGCGGGTTGATGCGCTGTTTTCGCCGGTGATCCAAGGCACCATTGGCGCCTCGTTTTTCCTAACCGTGTCTGGCGGTGGCTACTTGGTCGCTAACGGTGAGATTTCGCTTGGGGATCTTACCGCATTCACCTTGTATCAAGGCTTGATGATTTGGCCGATGCTCGCAGTGGCGTGGCTGTTTAATATTATTGAGCGTGGGCGTGCCGCTTGGACGCGGATTGATGCGTTGCTGCAAGAGCAGCCAGACATTGTTGGCGGTGACACGCCGCTGCCTGACACCATGCAGCCGTTGACGCTGGCCATTGAGCAGTTTAAGTGGCAACCGGACGACAGTTTTGCCCTTAAAGATATCCATGTGACGCTTCCGCCTGGAGCCATGTTGGGGATTGCCGGCCCAGTCGGCAGTGGCAAATCAACCTTATTGCAATTGCTACTTCATCTGACCCAGCTTGAAAAGGGCGATATTCGCTATGGTGATGTGTCGATAGCGGAAGCTGATTTGTCGTCATGGCGACAACGTTTCGCGGTAGTGACGCAAACGCCGTTTTTGTTTTCTCGCTCGATTGCGGAAAACATCGCCCTTGGTCGTCCGGATGCAACCCAAGCGGAAATCGAGCTGGCGGCGACACTTGCCTGCATTGATGAAGACATCCGTCAGCTGCCGCACGGGTATGAAACTGCGGTGGGTGAAAAAGGGATCACCCTATCTGGCGGTCAAAAGCAGCGTATTTCGATTGCCCGCGCCTTGCTGGTGGAAGCGGAGTGTTTGATTTTGGATGATGCCTTGTCGGCGGTTGATGGTGACACCGAGCACCGCATTTTGCAGAACCTGCAACAGCATCAGCATACCCGTACCACGATAGTGATTGCCCACCGCTTATCGGCGCTCGAAAATGCCGATGAAATTGTGGTGCTCAGTCATGGGCAAATCCGCGAACGTGGCCAGCATCGCCAATTGATTCAACAGCCAGGATGGTATCAAGAAATGCACCAATATCAGCAGCTGGAAGCGGCATTGGAAGCCGATGAGGAGCCGCGCCATGACTAA
- a CDS encoding ABC transporter transmembrane domain-containing protein produces MTKREILFRLLGYMRRDRRQFVIATIFLLVAAVAEVTGPYLVQIFLDNYVAKDHYPAVIMWALAVGYIVSTIVSAGFQYQYELRFNTMAVAIIQRIRKAVFANVIKQPLSAFDYVPMGRIVSRLTNDTESLKELYVSVLSTFLRNIALIGVMLVAMLMLSVQLTMVVLVLLPCVVLVMARYQKRSAPAYRRARDRLADINGVMNESVLGMNLIQLMQQERAFSSRFSDMTADHLDAMVTIQRLNGIYLRPLIDLLAGAALLSLVAIFGFSGTAVIGVGVLYAFLSYLGRITEPLIEMMQQLSLLQQAISAGERLFEMMDTPPEQYGHDTTPIPDGAIALQNVSFSYDGETPVLSDVNVDVPAGGFLALVGHTGSGKSTLASLLMGFYRAGEGTLTLGGLPIESLSHQSLREGVAMVQQDPHMLTGSLRENIALGQTLDDEKIWHALEQVALADYVKGLPAGLDTLLGEGGMTFSAGQRQLLALARVLVRQPKILILDEATANIDSGTEELVQQALNRLRQQMTVVVIAHRLSTIAEADNILVLHRGRVIEQGRHQSLLRQQGRYWQMYQLQQASAHLAALEEEAQV; encoded by the coding sequence ATGACTAAGCGAGAGATCTTATTTCGATTGCTCGGCTACATGCGTCGCGACAGGCGTCAATTTGTGATTGCCACGATTTTCTTGCTAGTCGCGGCGGTGGCAGAGGTGACGGGCCCTTACTTGGTGCAAATCTTTCTCGATAACTATGTCGCCAAAGACCATTATCCGGCGGTGATCATGTGGGCGCTGGCGGTGGGTTATATCGTATCGACCATTGTCTCCGCGGGCTTTCAGTATCAGTACGAGCTGCGTTTTAACACCATGGCGGTGGCCATCATTCAACGTATTCGTAAAGCGGTGTTCGCCAACGTGATTAAACAGCCTCTGTCAGCCTTTGACTATGTGCCAATGGGGCGGATTGTATCGCGTTTGACCAATGACACCGAGTCGTTGAAAGAGCTGTATGTGTCGGTGCTTTCAACCTTTTTACGCAACATCGCGCTGATTGGGGTGATGTTGGTGGCGATGCTGATGCTCAGTGTGCAACTGACAATGGTGGTGTTGGTGCTACTGCCGTGTGTGGTGTTGGTGATGGCGCGCTATCAAAAACGCTCAGCGCCTGCGTATCGTCGAGCGCGAGATCGACTAGCAGACATCAACGGGGTGATGAATGAATCTGTGCTTGGCATGAATTTGATCCAGCTAATGCAGCAAGAGCGGGCGTTCTCCTCGCGATTCAGTGATATGACCGCGGATCACTTGGATGCCATGGTCACCATTCAACGCCTCAACGGGATCTATCTCCGCCCTTTGATTGATTTATTGGCGGGAGCCGCGTTGCTGTCTTTGGTGGCTATCTTCGGTTTTAGCGGCACGGCAGTGATTGGGGTTGGGGTGCTGTATGCCTTTTTAAGCTATTTGGGGCGGATCACCGAGCCACTGATTGAAATGATGCAGCAACTGTCACTGCTTCAGCAGGCTATCTCGGCCGGTGAGCGGCTTTTCGAAATGATGGATACGCCGCCTGAGCAATATGGCCATGACACCACGCCGATCCCTGATGGCGCCATTGCACTGCAGAATGTATCGTTTTCCTATGATGGTGAAACACCGGTATTGTCAGACGTGAATGTAGACGTCCCTGCCGGCGGTTTTCTGGCGTTGGTGGGACATACGGGCAGTGGTAAATCAACCTTGGCGTCGTTACTGATGGGGTTTTATCGCGCAGGCGAGGGGACGCTGACACTGGGGGGGTTACCGATCGAAAGCTTGAGTCATCAAAGCTTGCGTGAAGGCGTTGCCATGGTGCAACAAGATCCGCACATGTTGACAGGGAGCTTGCGAGAAAACATCGCGCTGGGACAGACACTGGACGATGAAAAAATTTGGCATGCCCTCGAGCAAGTGGCGTTGGCAGATTACGTGAAAGGATTGCCAGCGGGGCTGGATACCTTACTTGGCGAGGGCGGAATGACCTTTTCTGCCGGTCAGCGCCAGTTGTTGGCTCTGGCGCGGGTGTTAGTGCGTCAGCCTAAAATTCTGATCCTCGATGAAGCCACCGCCAATATCGACTCCGGCACCGAAGAGCTTGTGCAACAGGCGCTGAATCGGTTACGCCAACAGATGACAGTGGTGGTGATTGCGCACCGCTTATCGACCATTGCCGAGGCCGATAACATCCTCGTTTTGCATCGTGGCCGCGTGATTGAGCAAGGGCGTCATCAAAGCCTGCTGCGTCAGCAAGGCCGCTACTGGCAGATGTACCAACTTCAGCAAGCCAGCGCGCATTTAGCCGCATTAGAGGAAGAGGCGCAGGTGTAG
- a CDS encoding Lrp/AsnC family transcriptional regulator, producing the protein MTVTLDEIDRTLLAALQEDANWSVSALAERVNLTTTPCWKRLKRLESQGVIRGRVALLDPETVGLAFTAFVHIKTNDHSEQWYKTFTEVVTEFPEVMEFYRMAGEYDYMMKVQVADMTRFDHFYKKLVNSVPSLNNVTSTFAMEALKYTTALPIR; encoded by the coding sequence ATGACTGTCACTTTAGATGAGATAGATCGCACTTTACTCGCGGCGCTGCAGGAAGATGCCAACTGGTCTGTGTCCGCGCTGGCAGAACGGGTGAATCTAACCACAACCCCCTGTTGGAAGCGGCTGAAACGGCTGGAATCACAAGGCGTGATCCGCGGGCGGGTGGCATTGCTTGACCCCGAAACCGTTGGCCTCGCATTTACCGCCTTCGTCCATATCAAAACCAATGACCATAGTGAGCAGTGGTACAAGACCTTTACTGAGGTGGTAACCGAGTTCCCTGAGGTGATGGAATTCTACCGCATGGCAGGCGAGTATGATTACATGATGAAGGTGCAGGTAGCTGATATGACTCGATTTGATCATTTTTATAAAAAGCTGGTCAATTCTGTGCCAAGTCTGAATAATGTGACATCAACATTCGCCATGGAAGCGCTTAAGTACACCACCGCCTTACCGATCCGATAG
- a CDS encoding PLP-dependent cysteine synthase family protein, translating to MMTTSHPCHTWVGNAIRLIEADFKRSADTHLIKLDLPSFTDIDIYLKDESTHPTGSLKHRLARSLFLYGLCNGWIDEHTTIIESSSGSTAISEAYFARLLGLRFIAVVPKNTACKKIEQIRFYGGEAHFVERSDQIYAESRRLAKELNGHYMDQFTYAERATDWRSNNNIANRIFDQMQYERFPTPRWIVMSPGTGGTSATIGRYIRYRCQPTQLMVADAEHSVFHDYYLTGDSALTTDKSSRIEGIGRPRVEPSFIPGVIDRMTTVPDTHSIATIHWLESQLGRKAGASTGTNLYGVLMLANEMRANGEKGSIVTLLCDSGERYLDTYYNPDWVREHIGDLDQATHDLQTLLG from the coding sequence ATGATGACAACCTCACATCCTTGCCATACTTGGGTCGGTAATGCGATTCGCCTGATTGAAGCCGACTTTAAACGCTCTGCAGATACCCATTTAATTAAACTCGATCTCCCTAGCTTTACGGACATTGATATCTATCTCAAAGACGAAAGCACCCATCCAACCGGTAGCTTGAAGCACCGCTTGGCGCGTTCTTTGTTTTTGTACGGCTTATGTAATGGCTGGATTGATGAACACACCACCATTATTGAAAGCTCATCAGGCAGTACTGCTATTTCCGAAGCGTATTTTGCCCGTCTGCTTGGCTTGCGCTTTATTGCCGTGGTGCCCAAAAACACCGCGTGTAAGAAGATTGAGCAAATCCGTTTCTATGGCGGCGAAGCGCACTTTGTCGAGCGGTCAGATCAGATCTATGCCGAGTCTCGCCGCCTTGCTAAAGAGCTCAATGGCCATTACATGGACCAATTTACCTATGCCGAGCGAGCGACCGACTGGCGGAGCAATAACAACATTGCCAACCGCATTTTTGATCAAATGCAGTACGAGCGCTTCCCTACCCCTCGCTGGATTGTGATGAGTCCGGGCACCGGTGGCACCTCAGCAACCATTGGCCGCTACATTCGTTATCGTTGCCAACCGACTCAGCTGATGGTGGCAGATGCTGAGCACTCGGTGTTTCACGATTATTACCTCACCGGCGACAGTGCACTGACCACCGATAAAAGCAGCCGCATTGAAGGGATTGGACGACCACGTGTCGAGCCCAGCTTTATTCCCGGCGTGATTGATAGAATGACCACAGTGCCGGATACCCACAGTATCGCCACCATTCATTGGCTAGAAAGCCAGCTTGGCCGCAAAGCCGGCGCGTCCACCGGTACCAACCTATACGGCGTTTTGATGCTGGCCAATGAAATGCGCGCCAACGGCGAGAAAGGATCTATTGTCACCTTGCTGTGTGACAGCGGCGAGCGCTACCTAGACACCTATTACAACCCTGATTGGGTACGCGAGCACATTGGGGATCTCGACCAAGCAACCCATGATTTGCAGACCTTGTTGGGGTAA